A genome region from Streptomyces antimycoticus includes the following:
- a CDS encoding ABC transporter permease, whose protein sequence is MTTPYQHQSQAPVPPQGPQGPPQGPPQTAPQAAPQMPPQAPHQAAPHQAAPHHPAPQAYQQPVPSGPPSQPYAGMGPYTSPIPVRRTHLGNALASEWTKIKSVRSTIWTLGIMVALVLGIGLLVSATTNDADYRTLPTTLPGFFGTLLGQLCIVTLGVLVITSEYGTGMIRTTLTASPQRSRVLTAKALVFFALSFTTTTVSLALVAYASMGMHSGPEVTEPTSDQILGATVGAGLYVSLLGLLSLAVGAILRHSAGAITTMLGVVLLPAILPAFLMMSDSLRDLGRKMLEYSSPQSLASLFRIDEGLNSGWPQLSALAVVTAAAMIAAYALLEKRDV, encoded by the coding sequence ATGACGACCCCGTACCAGCACCAGTCCCAGGCGCCCGTCCCCCCGCAGGGCCCCCAGGGCCCTCCGCAGGGTCCTCCCCAGACCGCCCCGCAGGCAGCCCCGCAGATGCCGCCGCAGGCCCCGCACCAAGCGGCCCCGCACCAGGCAGCCCCGCACCACCCCGCGCCCCAGGCGTACCAGCAGCCCGTGCCGTCCGGGCCCCCGTCGCAGCCGTACGCCGGTATGGGCCCGTATACCTCGCCGATCCCGGTCCGGCGCACCCACCTCGGCAACGCCCTCGCCTCCGAGTGGACCAAGATCAAGTCGGTGCGCTCCACGATCTGGACGCTCGGCATCATGGTCGCTCTGGTGCTCGGCATCGGACTCCTGGTGTCGGCGACCACGAACGACGCCGACTACCGCACCCTCCCCACCACCCTCCCCGGCTTCTTCGGCACTCTGCTCGGCCAGCTGTGCATCGTCACCCTCGGGGTGCTCGTGATCACCTCCGAGTACGGCACCGGGATGATCCGGACCACCCTCACCGCCTCCCCGCAGCGCTCACGGGTGCTCACCGCCAAGGCGCTGGTCTTCTTCGCGCTCTCGTTCACCACCACGACCGTCTCGCTCGCGCTGGTGGCCTACGCGAGCATGGGGATGCACAGCGGGCCGGAGGTCACGGAGCCGACGAGCGACCAGATCCTGGGCGCGACGGTGGGCGCGGGGCTCTATGTGTCGCTGCTGGGGCTGCTGTCGCTGGCCGTCGGAGCCATCCTGCGGCACTCCGCGGGCGCGATCACCACGATGCTCGGTGTGGTGCTGCTGCCGGCCATCCTCCCCGCGTTCCTGATGATGTCGGACAGCCTGCGCGACCTGGGAAGGAAGATGCTGGAGTACTCCTCGCCCCAGTCGCTGGCCTCCCTCTTCCGCATCGACGAGGGCCTGAACAGCGGCTGGCCCCAGCTTTCGGCGCTGGCCGTGGTCACGGCGGCGGCGATGATCGCCGCGTATGCGCTGCTGGAGAAGCGCGATGTGTAG
- a CDS encoding cellulose-binding protein, translating to MSDTSSPFGFELVRRGYDRGQVDDRISKLVADRDSALARITSLEKRIEELHLETQNAQAQINDSEPSYAGLGARVEKILRLAEEEAKDLREEARRAAEQHRELAESAAQQVRNDAESFAAERKAKAEDEGARIVEKAKGEATTLRQEAQKDAQSKREEADSLFEETRAKAAQAAADFETNLAKRREQSERDLASRQAKAEKRLAEIEHRAEQLRLEAEKLRTDAERRARQTVETAQRQAEDIVADANAKADRIRSESERELAALTNRRDSINAQLTNVREMLATLTGAAVAAAGAPGEDETATRGVPAQQSR from the coding sequence ATGAGCGACACTTCCTCCCCCTTCGGCTTCGAGCTCGTGCGGCGTGGGTACGACCGCGGTCAGGTGGACGACCGCATTTCCAAGCTCGTCGCCGACCGTGACAGTGCACTGGCCCGTATCACCTCTCTGGAAAAGCGCATCGAGGAGCTGCACCTCGAGACGCAGAACGCTCAGGCCCAGATCAACGATTCGGAGCCGTCCTACGCGGGGCTCGGCGCCCGGGTCGAGAAGATCCTTCGTCTCGCCGAGGAAGAGGCGAAGGATCTGCGCGAGGAGGCTCGGCGCGCCGCCGAACAGCACCGTGAGCTGGCCGAGTCGGCCGCCCAGCAGGTCCGCAACGACGCCGAGTCGTTCGCCGCCGAGCGCAAGGCGAAGGCCGAGGACGAGGGCGCCCGGATCGTCGAGAAGGCGAAGGGCGAGGCGACCACGCTGCGTCAGGAGGCGCAGAAGGACGCCCAGTCCAAGCGCGAGGAGGCGGACTCCCTCTTCGAGGAGACCCGCGCCAAGGCCGCGCAGGCCGCCGCCGACTTCGAGACCAACCTGGCCAAGCGCCGCGAGCAGTCCGAGCGCGACCTGGCCTCGCGTCAGGCCAAGGCCGAGAAGCGGCTCGCGGAGATCGAGCACCGCGCCGAGCAGCTGCGCCTCGAGGCCGAGAAGCTGCGCACCGACGCCGAGCGCCGCGCCCGCCAGACGGTGGAGACCGCGCAGCGCCAGGCCGAGGACATCGTCGCCGACGCCAACGCCAAGGCCGACCGGATCCGCAGCGAATCCGAGCGCGAGCTCGCGGCCCTCACCAACCGCCGCGACAGCATCAACGCCCAGCTGACCAACGTCCGCGAGATGCTGGCCACGCTGACCGGCGCCGCCGTGGCCGCGGCCGGTGCCCCGGGCGAGGACGAGACGGCCACCCGCGGCGTCCCGGCCCAGCAGTCCCGGTGA
- a CDS encoding ATP-binding cassette domain-containing protein — protein sequence MIEAVGLTKRYGAKTAVYNLSFQVRPGAVTGFLGPNGSGKSTTMRMILGLDEPTAGHVTVGGYPFRKLPNAPRQVGALLDAKAVHGGRSARHHLLCLAQLSGIPARRVDEVLGVVGLQNVARKRSKGFSLGMGQRLGIAAALLGDPQVLLFDEPVNGLDPEGILWVRNFMKQLASEGRTVFVSSHLMSEMALTADHLIVIGRGQLLADMNVKDFISYNSADFARVRTPEGDPGQREKLTAALSEAGGQVLPEQDGALRVTGLPLPRISDLAHGADVRLWELSPHQASLEEAYMRMTQGAVDYRSTVDERAALQQQMPGAVPQGAPYGYAPGAPGAPGAPMGFPPGTVLPGYAEPPAPPQPQPHAPGMAMPGAPAAPAASAPAAPATPPPAPPLPRLSRPRRPPPPPI from the coding sequence ATGATCGAGGCAGTCGGTCTGACGAAGCGCTACGGCGCCAAGACGGCCGTGTACAACCTGTCCTTCCAGGTGCGGCCCGGCGCCGTCACCGGATTCCTCGGGCCCAACGGGTCGGGCAAGTCCACCACGATGCGGATGATCCTGGGCCTCGACGAGCCCACCGCAGGCCATGTCACGGTCGGCGGCTACCCGTTCCGCAAGCTGCCCAACGCGCCCCGCCAGGTCGGCGCGCTCCTGGACGCCAAGGCCGTGCACGGCGGCCGCAGCGCACGTCACCATCTGCTCTGCCTGGCCCAGCTGTCCGGGATCCCGGCCCGCCGGGTCGACGAAGTGCTGGGCGTGGTGGGTCTGCAGAACGTGGCGCGCAAGCGCTCCAAGGGCTTCTCGCTCGGCATGGGGCAGCGTCTGGGCATCGCGGCCGCCCTCCTCGGCGACCCGCAGGTGCTGCTCTTCGACGAGCCGGTCAACGGCCTGGACCCCGAAGGCATCCTCTGGGTCCGCAACTTCATGAAGCAGCTTGCCTCCGAGGGCCGCACCGTCTTCGTCTCCAGCCATCTGATGAGCGAGATGGCGCTCACCGCCGACCATCTGATCGTGATCGGGCGCGGTCAGCTCCTCGCCGACATGAACGTCAAGGACTTCATCTCCTACAACTCGGCGGACTTCGCACGCGTCCGTACCCCCGAGGGCGACCCGGGGCAGCGCGAAAAGCTGACCGCCGCGCTGAGCGAGGCGGGCGGCCAGGTGCTCCCCGAGCAGGACGGCGCGCTGCGGGTGACCGGGCTGCCGCTGCCGCGCATCAGCGATCTGGCGCATGGGGCGGACGTCCGGCTGTGGGAGCTCTCCCCGCACCAGGCGTCGCTGGAAGAGGCGTACATGCGGATGACGCAGGGCGCGGTGGACTACCGCTCGACCGTCGACGAGCGCGCCGCCCTGCAGCAGCAGATGCCCGGCGCGGTGCCGCAGGGCGCGCCGTACGGCTATGCGCCCGGCGCTCCGGGAGCGCCGGGAGCGCCGATGGGCTTCCCGCCGGGGACCGTACTGCCGGGGTACGCCGAACCGCCGGCCCCGCCGCAGCCGCAGCCGCACGCTCCGGGCATGGCCATGCCCGGAGCCCCTGCCGCCCCGGCCGCCTCCGCCCCGGCCGCCCCCGCGACGCCGCCCCCGGCTCCCCCGCTCCCCCGGCTCAGCCGCCCGCGGCGCCCCCCGCCCCCGCCGATCTGA